In Nitrospira sp., one genomic interval encodes:
- the aepX gene encoding phosphoenolpyruvate mutase: MSSTAGLSTSRQFRSLLFSEQLEFICEAHNGLSARIVQEAGFRGIWASGLSISAQFGVRDNNEASWTQVLENLEFMSDATRIPILLDGDTGYGNFNNMQRLVRKLEQRNIAAVCIEDKLFPKTNSFIKGGAQPLADMQEFCGKIKAGKDAQHDPDFCIIARVEAFICGWGLAEALRRAEAYHQAGADGILIHSALSVPDEILAFKQEWGNRCPVVIVPTKYYATPTDVFRQHGFSMVIWANHLLRSAVAAMQKTARTLKEQQHLLSIEDKVAPVSEIFRLQNAAELQEAEERYLPRGAEGTTAVVLAASRGEELGELTEQQPKTMVKIQGVPILARIVDAYNAVGIKDIAVVRGYKKEAVTLPNLTYVDNDEFAETGELASLLKALRARKGPAQSTIVSYGDVLFNKYIPQTLCQETDDCIIFVDSNWQEQSSYARLGGFTECSLPNSRRAFNAKIYLKQLGNSTPKEAIHGVWMGFLKVSPAAATYLTGVIAELLAQPENRKAGIPRLLQELLKRNYPIRVLYTAGHWLDINSLEDVVQAGNF, encoded by the coding sequence ATGAGTTCGACGGCAGGCCTCAGCACCTCGCGCCAATTTAGATCACTCCTCTTCTCCGAGCAGCTCGAATTCATCTGCGAAGCCCACAACGGCTTGAGCGCGAGGATCGTCCAGGAGGCGGGATTCCGCGGCATCTGGGCCAGCGGCCTCTCGATCTCCGCCCAGTTCGGCGTGCGGGACAACAATGAAGCCAGCTGGACCCAGGTCTTGGAAAACCTGGAATTCATGTCCGATGCGACGAGGATTCCCATCCTGCTGGACGGGGATACGGGCTACGGGAACTTCAACAACATGCAGCGGCTGGTCCGCAAACTGGAGCAGCGCAACATCGCGGCGGTCTGCATCGAGGACAAGTTGTTCCCCAAGACCAACAGTTTCATCAAGGGGGGCGCTCAACCCCTGGCCGACATGCAGGAGTTCTGCGGCAAGATCAAGGCGGGCAAGGACGCGCAGCATGATCCGGACTTCTGCATCATCGCGCGTGTCGAGGCATTCATCTGCGGGTGGGGCTTGGCGGAGGCCCTTCGGCGCGCCGAGGCCTACCACCAAGCCGGAGCCGACGGCATCCTGATCCATAGCGCCCTCTCCGTGCCGGATGAGATCCTGGCCTTCAAACAGGAATGGGGCAATCGCTGCCCGGTCGTCATCGTGCCGACGAAATATTACGCCACCCCCACCGACGTGTTCCGGCAACATGGCTTTTCGATGGTGATCTGGGCCAACCACCTGTTACGGTCGGCCGTGGCCGCCATGCAGAAGACCGCCCGCACCTTAAAGGAGCAGCAACATCTGCTCTCGATCGAAGACAAGGTCGCGCCGGTGTCGGAGATCTTTCGCCTGCAGAACGCAGCCGAACTCCAGGAAGCGGAGGAGCGCTACCTGCCCCGCGGCGCCGAAGGCACCACCGCCGTCGTATTGGCCGCCTCGCGCGGAGAAGAACTCGGCGAGCTCACCGAACAACAGCCCAAGACCATGGTCAAGATCCAGGGCGTCCCGATCCTGGCGCGCATCGTTGATGCGTACAATGCCGTGGGTATCAAGGACATCGCGGTCGTGCGAGGGTACAAGAAAGAGGCCGTCACCCTCCCCAACCTCACCTATGTCGACAACGATGAGTTCGCAGAGACCGGCGAACTGGCCTCGCTCTTGAAAGCGCTCCGCGCGCGGAAAGGCCCGGCGCAGAGCACGATCGTGTCCTATGGCGACGTACTGTTCAACAAATACATTCCCCAGACGCTCTGCCAGGAAACCGACGACTGCATCATCTTCGTGGACAGCAACTGGCAGGAGCAGAGCAGCTACGCGCGCTTGGGCGGCTTCACCGAATGTAGTCTTCCCAATTCGCGCCGCGCCTTCAACGCCAAGATCTACCTCAAGCAACTCGGAAACAGCACCCCCAAGGAGGCCATTCACGGCGTGTGGATGGGGTTCCTCAAGGTCTCTCCCGCCGCGGCCACCTACCTCACCGGCGTCATCGCGGAACTCCTGGCCCAACCCGAGAACCGCAAGGCCGGCATCCCGCGACTGCTGCAGGAATTACTGAAACGGAACTATCCGATCCGGGTTCTCTACACCGCCGGCCACTGGCTCGACATCAACAGCCTGGAGGATGTCGTGCAGGCCGGGAACTTTTAG
- a CDS encoding AMP-binding protein, translated as MEHDAMPQERMRSHHREAVTLIELIQGLGSYGGQQALVAFHKQSVEVLTYRRLLQEADQLTAVLIESGLQKGERVLLYAPNSPAWIIAFLALLRGAAVPVPIDSQMPSDDLAHVIRDSEARRLLTTHTLAKRVMALGHTQHLATLFLDGDEGDPQNRQRSPRSGPPAIPTAQPDDHALLFYTSGSSGRPKGVPLSHRNLLANLNALVNERVYRADERLLLPLPLHHVYPFMVGLLAPLAQGLTIVLPHSLTGPHLRRALREGRVTALVAVPRLLSALFQAIEQPFRERGSIAAALFHLMLRGSVTLLRWTGIRIGSHIFSPLHRRFAPHLSTLVSGGSPLDPALSWNLAGLGWQIASGYGLTETSPILTFFGPGRRQFDSAGRPLPGVDLRIADHDPETNQGEIQARGPNVFAGYLHLPDKTREAFTADGWFRTGDLGFLDQQGRLHIVGRASSRITLPGGEKVWPESIEERMDQGSAVAESAILLYGGRLVAIVVPRKKALSMDQADEMRKAIRADLDTALRDFPSYARLTECVVSVDPLPRTRLGKIQRHKLAARFEEASRADETDGLRRAPIAVDQMTPDDRQLLEDPIVARTWDLLTRRFPDRRLTPDSNLQLDLGLDSMDWMALTLDLHDRIGIDLSLDRIARIGIVRDLLREAAEATEAADAGVDPVEQLQHPDQLLSPWQRSWLAPRGWCFRTLGQLLHRIDRLLMRVLFQLEVQGLEHLPPQGPCVLAPNHVSLLDPPTLFAALPPERLQRTSWGGWTGFMFRNLPMRLVSRATRILPIAQSTAALTDLALAGAALRRGDTLVWYAEGGLSRNGRLQPFQPGIGLLLTAYPVPVLPVFVEGSFKALPPDSRRVHPRRLTIRFGASLSPDLLDGPPQGPERYRHIAAALHDRVAALSDGTPVLPVVSLRENGYSATQIDGTGGNKEGNP; from the coding sequence ATGGAACACGACGCAATGCCCCAGGAACGGATGCGCTCCCATCACCGCGAGGCAGTGACGCTCATCGAGCTGATACAGGGTCTCGGATCGTACGGAGGCCAGCAGGCCCTCGTTGCATTCCACAAACAATCGGTTGAAGTTTTGACGTACCGCCGGCTGCTACAAGAAGCAGATCAGCTTACCGCCGTCTTGATCGAGTCCGGTCTGCAGAAGGGCGAACGCGTCCTCCTCTATGCGCCGAACAGTCCGGCCTGGATCATCGCGTTCCTGGCGCTGCTTCGTGGAGCGGCCGTCCCTGTCCCGATCGATTCGCAGATGCCGAGCGACGACCTCGCTCACGTCATCCGGGATAGCGAGGCTCGTCGGCTCCTCACGACCCACACCCTGGCCAAGCGCGTGATGGCCCTCGGCCACACGCAACACCTCGCGACCCTGTTTCTGGACGGCGACGAGGGGGATCCGCAGAACCGACAACGCTCCCCTCGCAGCGGACCACCGGCCATTCCGACGGCGCAGCCAGACGACCACGCCCTACTCTTCTACACCTCCGGTTCCAGCGGACGCCCCAAGGGGGTCCCCTTGAGCCATCGCAACCTCCTCGCCAATCTCAACGCCTTAGTGAACGAACGGGTCTACCGGGCCGACGAACGGCTGCTGCTGCCGCTGCCACTGCACCACGTCTATCCCTTCATGGTCGGACTGCTGGCGCCGTTGGCTCAAGGCCTCACGATCGTCCTCCCGCATTCGCTGACCGGCCCGCACCTGCGGCGCGCGTTGCGAGAAGGACGGGTTACCGCGCTCGTCGCCGTCCCACGCCTGCTGTCGGCCCTCTTCCAGGCCATCGAACAGCCCTTCCGTGAGCGGGGCTCTATCGCCGCAGCCCTGTTCCACCTGATGCTCCGCGGCTCCGTGACCCTGCTTCGCTGGACGGGCATACGCATCGGTTCACACATCTTTTCGCCGCTCCACCGGCGTTTCGCCCCGCACCTGAGCACGCTCGTCTCTGGCGGCTCCCCGTTAGACCCGGCCCTGTCATGGAACTTGGCCGGATTGGGCTGGCAGATCGCCTCCGGGTATGGGCTCACAGAAACCTCGCCGATCCTCACGTTCTTCGGGCCGGGCCGGCGGCAGTTCGACTCGGCTGGACGCCCGTTACCCGGCGTCGACCTCCGAATCGCCGACCACGACCCAGAGACCAACCAGGGAGAAATCCAGGCGCGTGGACCGAACGTCTTCGCCGGCTATCTGCACCTGCCCGACAAGACCCGCGAGGCCTTCACCGCAGACGGCTGGTTCAGAACGGGAGACCTGGGGTTCCTGGATCAGCAGGGTCGGCTCCACATCGTCGGGCGCGCCTCCTCCCGTATCACCCTGCCCGGCGGCGAAAAGGTCTGGCCGGAGTCCATCGAGGAGCGGATGGATCAGGGCTCCGCCGTGGCCGAGTCCGCCATTCTGCTCTATGGGGGCCGCCTGGTGGCAATCGTGGTTCCACGCAAGAAAGCCCTGTCGATGGACCAGGCCGATGAAATGCGCAAGGCCATCCGCGCAGACTTGGATACAGCCCTTCGTGACTTCCCTTCCTATGCCAGACTCACGGAGTGTGTCGTCAGCGTCGATCCCCTGCCGCGGACCAGATTGGGCAAGATCCAGCGGCACAAGTTGGCGGCTCGATTCGAGGAGGCCTCTCGCGCCGACGAAACGGACGGCCTACGCAGGGCCCCGATTGCCGTGGACCAGATGACACCCGACGATCGCCAACTGCTGGAAGACCCCATCGTGGCACGTACCTGGGACTTGCTCACGCGACGCTTTCCCGATCGGCGGCTGACCCCGGACAGCAATCTGCAACTCGATCTCGGCTTGGATTCGATGGACTGGATGGCGCTGACGCTGGACCTGCATGATCGCATCGGCATCGACCTCTCACTGGACAGGATCGCCCGCATCGGCATCGTGCGCGATTTACTGCGCGAAGCGGCCGAAGCCACCGAAGCAGCCGATGCGGGTGTGGACCCGGTGGAGCAACTCCAGCATCCTGATCAGCTGTTGTCACCCTGGCAACGAAGCTGGCTCGCCCCGAGAGGCTGGTGCTTCAGAACCCTTGGCCAGCTCCTGCACCGGATCGATCGCCTGCTCATGCGCGTACTCTTCCAGTTGGAAGTACAGGGGCTTGAACACCTGCCGCCGCAAGGTCCCTGCGTCCTCGCTCCCAACCATGTGAGTCTCTTGGATCCACCCACCCTCTTCGCCGCCTTGCCACCGGAGCGCCTGCAGCGGACCAGTTGGGGCGGATGGACCGGCTTCATGTTCCGCAACCTACCGATGCGACTCGTCAGCCGCGCGACCCGCATCCTTCCCATCGCCCAATCGACCGCCGCGCTCACCGACCTGGCGCTCGCCGGGGCAGCCTTACGTCGCGGGGACACCCTCGTGTGGTATGCGGAAGGGGGCTTGTCGCGGAACGGACGGCTCCAACCCTTTCAACCGGGCATCGGCCTGCTGTTGACGGCCTATCCGGTTCCTGTGCTCCCGGTGTTCGTTGAGGGCAGTTTCAAGGCGCTGCCGCCCGACAGTCGGCGTGTCCATCCGCGTCGGTTGACCATCCGCTTCGGTGCTTCGCTCAGCCCAGACCTCCTCGACGGCCCTCCCCAAGGCCCGGAGCGATACCGTCACATCGCCGCCGCCCTCCATGACCGAGTCGCCGCCTTAAGCGACGGGACGCCTGTCCTCCCGGTGGTTTCTCTTCGCGAAAACGGGTATTCTGCCACCCAGATCGACGGAACAGGCGGAAACAAGGAAGGGAATCCATGA
- a CDS encoding fatty acid cis/trans isomerase, with protein MIEFHWMSRGCTWGAALLLGLSVGCTQAAVSTPVVSREPAPPPPSTAGIATFDYWRDIHPIIERRCVVCHGCYDSPCQLNLSAYEGLARGANKKPVYDGTRLLAAEPTRLFEDAHTVAAWREKDFFPVLQEQAQATVQERRAGVVARSLLLKQAHPLPPDPLLPDTFDLGLDAKQQCPTESQFERFAEKHPLWGMPYGLPGLNDQEHRILMQWIEEGAPYREANQTASALPVQVGEWETFLNGETPKQQLMSRYLYEHLHLVHLYFDTRQDGRWYRLVRSRSAPGQPIDLIATRRPYDDPGVSRVYYRLQPLRDSLLAKTHIPYALNPLRMQRYRELFLDAPDEVRAVPSYEVGVASNPFVAFRDLPVRSRYRFLLDDALVFVMQFIKGPVCRGHVALDVIDDRFWIFFVDPDSGALDQKEEFLAENSRHLYMPTPEGASPLGLISWLKYSRMQDEFLKAKQAYIERLNLRDEASDLSFIWDGRRENRNAALTVFRHADSSSVVQGLVGDEPKTAWLLSYDLFERIYYLLVAGFDVYSFAGHQLDTRLYMDFLRMEGEFNFLLLLPHQERERLRDFWYRDAPQTVKDYVYGRDISVRKESGIRYRTNEPKRELFGLLRERLGEALNQAYDVAHESDAELAGPLRRLAQVKGRALQWLPEVAVLSVEGGTAPDTRQDRLFTLLHDNGFLNLAALFDPESHRLPDEDGLTVARGIVGAYPNVFYRVGKAELPAFIAAVAGLTSEDDYRRFASRYAVRRTSPQFWPHSDAVQETYRRLDPIGAGLLDYNRLENR; from the coding sequence ATGATCGAATTTCATTGGATGTCACGTGGCTGCACGTGGGGAGCGGCGCTCCTGCTCGGCCTGTCGGTCGGTTGTACGCAAGCGGCTGTCTCGACGCCGGTGGTTTCGCGGGAGCCGGCGCCACCGCCGCCGAGTACGGCCGGCATTGCGACGTTCGACTATTGGCGTGACATCCACCCGATCATCGAGCGGCGCTGTGTGGTCTGTCACGGCTGTTATGACTCTCCCTGTCAGCTCAATTTGAGCGCCTACGAAGGACTCGCTCGCGGCGCGAACAAAAAACCGGTCTATGACGGCACGCGTCTGCTGGCCGCCGAGCCGACGCGTCTGTTCGAGGATGCCCATACGGTGGCGGCCTGGCGGGAAAAGGATTTCTTTCCGGTCCTCCAGGAACAGGCGCAGGCGACGGTGCAGGAGCGTCGCGCAGGGGTCGTGGCTCGTTCCCTGCTGCTCAAGCAGGCCCACCCGCTTCCTCCAGATCCGCTGTTGCCGGACACCTTCGATCTGGGATTGGATGCCAAACAGCAATGCCCCACCGAGTCGCAGTTCGAACGTTTTGCCGAAAAACATCCGCTCTGGGGGATGCCCTACGGCCTGCCTGGGCTGAATGATCAAGAACATCGCATCTTGATGCAGTGGATCGAGGAAGGGGCGCCCTACCGAGAGGCGAATCAGACCGCGTCGGCTCTTCCCGTACAGGTGGGGGAGTGGGAGACGTTTCTGAACGGCGAGACTCCAAAGCAACAATTGATGAGCCGATATCTCTATGAACATCTCCACCTGGTTCATCTGTATTTCGACACTCGTCAAGACGGGCGGTGGTATCGTTTGGTGCGTTCGCGTTCGGCGCCCGGTCAACCGATCGATCTCATCGCCACGCGCCGACCCTATGACGATCCTGGCGTGTCGCGCGTCTACTACCGGCTCCAACCCCTGCGAGACAGCCTGCTGGCCAAGACGCACATTCCCTACGCGCTCAATCCCCTGCGGATGCAGCGCTATCGAGAACTGTTTCTCGATGCCCCGGACGAGGTGCGTGCCGTGCCGTCCTATGAGGTCGGCGTGGCCTCCAATCCCTTCGTGGCCTTCCGTGATCTGCCCGTTCGTTCCCGCTACCGATTTCTGCTCGACGATGCGCTGGTCTTCGTCATGCAATTCATCAAGGGGCCGGTCTGCCGCGGGCACGTCGCCTTGGATGTGATCGACGACCGCTTCTGGATCTTTTTCGTGGACCCCGACAGCGGGGCGCTCGATCAGAAGGAAGAGTTTCTGGCGGAGAACAGCCGGCACCTCTATATGCCGACTCCGGAGGGCGCGAGCCCGCTCGGCCTGATCTCCTGGCTGAAGTACTCCCGCATGCAGGACGAGTTTCTGAAGGCAAAGCAGGCGTATATCGAACGGTTGAATCTCCGCGACGAGGCGTCCGACCTGTCGTTCATATGGGATGGGCGGAGGGAGAACCGGAACGCAGCGCTCACGGTCTTCCGTCACGCCGACAGCAGTTCCGTCGTGCAGGGCTTGGTCGGAGACGAACCGAAGACGGCTTGGTTGTTGTCCTACGATCTGTTCGAACGGATTTACTACCTGTTGGTCGCCGGTTTCGACGTCTATAGTTTTGCCGGTCATCAGCTCGACACGCGCCTGTATATGGACTTTCTGCGCATGGAGGGGGAATTCAACTTCTTGCTGTTGTTGCCGCATCAGGAGCGAGAACGGTTGAGGGATTTCTGGTATCGGGATGCGCCGCAGACGGTCAAGGACTATGTCTATGGCCGGGATATCTCCGTGCGGAAGGAGAGCGGGATCCGGTATCGGACCAACGAGCCCAAGCGCGAGCTCTTCGGCCTGTTACGGGAGCGGTTGGGCGAGGCGCTGAATCAGGCTTACGATGTGGCCCACGAATCGGATGCGGAACTGGCCGGTCCGCTCCGCAGGTTGGCGCAGGTGAAGGGGCGGGCGTTGCAGTGGTTGCCCGAGGTGGCGGTGCTCAGCGTCGAGGGCGGAACGGCGCCGGATACGCGGCAGGATCGTCTCTTCACGCTGTTGCACGACAACGGGTTTCTGAACCTCGCCGCGCTCTTCGATCCGGAATCCCATCGCCTGCCCGACGAAGACGGCCTCACGGTCGCGCGGGGAATCGTGGGGGCCTATCCCAACGTGTTCTACCGCGTCGGGAAAGCGGAACTCCCGGCCTTCATCGCGGCGGTGGCCGGCCTCACCAGCGAGGATGACTATCGCCGGTTCGCCTCGCGCTACGCCGTGCGCCGCACCAGTCCGCAGTTCTGGCCGCACAGCGACGCCGTGCAGGAGACCTACCGGCGGCTCGACCCGATCGGAGCCGGATTGCTGGACTACAACCGGTTGGAAAATCGGTAG
- a CDS encoding TIM44-like domain-containing protein: MNSHKVLAAIIALSLVGVPTLSFAKARGGSGGGFSSGSRGGSYSGGMGSRGSRTYQDNGAKPIEQSTTARPSTAPPPSVASGPASRPAPASQGSWVQRNPLLAGLAAGLAGTWLGHMIFGATESSARTTEAGEVVGDNGQASGGNGMLLLLMVMGVGGLWWFMRSRRTPAPNFSGLSRSSAVSGSLLVESSRVGVGSVAEEEEITSVDKAAFQQALLDIQTAWSNQDVAALRHLVTPEMLEYFSTGLAEQASEGVANHVEDVVLQEAAVRESWREGATQYATVSLTWTARDYTVSLTKQPGEPGYVIEGNDQKPIVTTEVWTFMRFGSGKWLLSAIQQVA, encoded by the coding sequence GTGAATAGTCATAAAGTGTTGGCAGCCATCATCGCATTGTCCCTGGTCGGGGTGCCGACCCTCTCCTTTGCCAAGGCACGGGGCGGATCGGGAGGAGGCTTCTCCAGCGGGTCGCGCGGCGGCAGTTACTCCGGTGGCATGGGCAGCCGAGGCTCGCGCACCTATCAGGACAATGGCGCGAAACCGATCGAGCAGTCGACGACGGCGCGGCCCTCGACGGCGCCGCCCCCGTCCGTTGCGTCAGGCCCCGCGTCGCGTCCCGCACCCGCCTCGCAGGGATCGTGGGTTCAGCGAAACCCGTTGCTGGCCGGACTGGCCGCCGGTTTGGCGGGCACGTGGCTGGGGCATATGATTTTCGGGGCGACTGAGAGCAGTGCCCGCACGACCGAGGCTGGTGAGGTGGTCGGCGACAACGGCCAGGCGTCCGGAGGAAACGGCATGCTGCTGTTACTCATGGTGATGGGCGTGGGTGGATTATGGTGGTTCATGCGGTCGCGCCGCACGCCTGCGCCGAATTTTTCCGGCCTGTCGCGAAGCAGCGCCGTGAGTGGGTCGTTGCTGGTGGAATCCTCGCGAGTCGGGGTGGGGAGCGTGGCGGAGGAAGAAGAAATCACGTCTGTCGACAAGGCGGCCTTCCAGCAGGCCTTGCTTGACATCCAAACGGCTTGGAGCAACCAGGACGTCGCAGCCTTGCGGCACCTGGTGACGCCGGAAATGTTGGAGTACTTCAGCACCGGGTTGGCGGAACAGGCGAGTGAAGGTGTCGCCAACCACGTGGAGGATGTGGTGCTTCAGGAGGCGGCAGTTCGGGAGTCTTGGCGCGAGGGCGCGACGCAGTATGCCACCGTGAGCCTGACCTGGACCGCCCGTGACTATACTGTTTCGTTGACGAAGCAGCCGGGGGAGCCTGGGTACGTCATCGAGGGAAATGATCAGAAACCGATCGTCACAACCGAAGTCTGGACCTTCATGCGGTTCGGTAGCGGGAAGTGGTTGCTGTCGGCGATTCAGCAGGTGGCGTAG
- a CDS encoding dicarboxylate/amino acid:cation symporter gives MKSTPSLIPLPLYTQVLIAVLCGGLLGVLFGQEPYLGGLRNAQLGKLGLFVVTLLKTLAIPLIFFAILDALIRTTIPLRQGGKLLVICLVNVTVAMAIGLFIMNTWQPGLSWYGHVDELLHFVPGTTPSASVLANVQAGSESPIEYLASYIPRTITDPFSSNNIIGVVLLALALGTTLRLVRSRTNQTTGFVNALVRIIERIYEWLVWILEWIIVVVPLAVFGVVAQVVGKAGIGVFSVLWIFLVAMLAGLAVHALIYYPLLAWVAGKKSPKVYLGQGADAILTAVSCNSSLATVPVTLQCLHRMEVSPQSSRLAACVGTNLNNDGITLYEAMAALFLAQALGFDLPMVKQVLIVLASIIAGAGVAGIPEAGLIVLPLVLVAAGLPDQVIIAAIPLIMTVDWIIARARSGVNVMSDMLVAILLDAGHAAPKAKPVDLPTPSKAPRSREVQA, from the coding sequence ATGAAGTCGACACCCAGCCTGATCCCGCTGCCCCTCTACACGCAAGTGCTCATCGCCGTGCTCTGCGGGGGACTGCTGGGCGTGCTGTTCGGACAGGAGCCTTACCTGGGCGGCCTGCGCAACGCCCAGTTGGGCAAACTCGGCCTGTTCGTCGTCACGCTGCTCAAGACCCTGGCCATCCCGCTCATCTTCTTCGCCATCCTCGACGCCCTCATCCGCACCACCATTCCATTACGGCAGGGGGGCAAGCTGCTTGTGATCTGCCTCGTGAACGTCACCGTGGCGATGGCGATCGGACTCTTCATCATGAACACGTGGCAACCTGGGCTTTCTTGGTACGGCCACGTCGACGAACTGCTCCATTTCGTGCCCGGCACCACACCTTCGGCGTCGGTGCTGGCCAACGTGCAGGCCGGCTCGGAGAGCCCGATCGAGTATCTGGCGTCCTACATCCCCCGCACCATCACGGACCCCTTTTCGAGCAACAACATCATCGGCGTCGTCCTTCTGGCCTTGGCGCTGGGCACGACCTTGCGACTGGTGCGCAGCCGCACCAACCAAACCACGGGATTCGTCAACGCGCTGGTGCGCATTATCGAGCGGATTTATGAATGGCTCGTCTGGATTCTCGAATGGATCATCGTCGTGGTACCGCTCGCGGTGTTCGGCGTCGTGGCTCAGGTGGTGGGTAAGGCCGGCATCGGCGTCTTTTCGGTACTCTGGATCTTCCTGGTCGCCATGCTCGCGGGCCTGGCCGTCCACGCCCTCATCTATTACCCGCTCCTCGCTTGGGTAGCCGGGAAGAAGTCGCCGAAGGTCTATCTCGGCCAAGGCGCCGACGCGATCCTCACCGCCGTCTCCTGTAACAGCAGCCTGGCCACAGTGCCGGTCACGCTCCAATGTCTGCACCGCATGGAGGTGTCGCCGCAATCGTCGCGCCTCGCGGCCTGCGTCGGCACGAACCTCAACAACGACGGCATCACGCTCTATGAGGCTATGGCGGCGTTGTTCTTGGCCCAAGCGTTGGGCTTCGACCTGCCGATGGTCAAGCAAGTGCTGATCGTGCTGGCTTCCATCATCGCAGGAGCCGGCGTGGCCGGCATCCCCGAGGCCGGACTCATCGTGTTGCCGCTGGTGCTGGTCGCCGCGGGCCTCCCCGACCAGGTCATCATCGCAGCCATTCCCCTCATCATGACGGTGGACTGGATCATCGCCCGCGCCCGCTCGGGCGTGAACGTCATGAGCGACATGCTCGTCGCCATCCTGCTCGACGCCGGACACGCCGCACCGAAGGCTAAACCGGTCGACCTCCCGACGCCATCCAAAGCCCCACGCTCCCGCGAAGTCCAGGCCTAG
- the moaC gene encoding cyclic pyranopterin monophosphate synthase MoaC, translating to MADFTHFNESGRARMVDVGAKASTERLASAQAVVYLQPETLEKIQQGKIAKGDVLAVAQVAGVMGAKKTPDLIPMCHPILLTSVDISFEERAQPDRDGRCSITITATAKTTGPTGVEMEAITAASVAALTIYDMCKAVDRGMSFGNICLLTKSGGKSGTYVRSV from the coding sequence ATGGCAGATTTCACGCACTTCAACGAGTCGGGACGGGCGCGGATGGTCGATGTTGGAGCCAAGGCTTCGACCGAACGACTGGCCTCTGCCCAAGCCGTAGTCTACCTTCAGCCGGAAACCCTTGAAAAGATTCAACAGGGTAAGATCGCCAAAGGCGATGTGCTGGCGGTCGCGCAGGTGGCCGGCGTCATGGGCGCGAAGAAGACGCCCGACCTGATCCCGATGTGCCATCCCATCTTGCTCACCAGTGTAGACATCTCCTTTGAAGAACGGGCGCAACCGGATCGGGACGGTCGCTGTTCCATCACCATTACGGCGACGGCCAAGACCACCGGCCCGACGGGCGTGGAGATGGAGGCGATAACCGCCGCCTCGGTGGCAGCCTTGACGATCTATGACATGTGCAAGGCCGTGGATCGCGGCATGAGTTTCGGCAACATCTGTCTCCTGACGAAGTCGGGAGGCAAGTCCGGCACCTATGTCCGGTCAGTGTAA
- a CDS encoding SIMPL domain-containing protein (The SIMPL domain is named for its presence in mouse protein SIMPL (signalling molecule that associates with mouse pelle-like kinase). Bacterial member BP26, from Brucella, was shown to assemble into a channel-like structure, while YggE from E. coli has been associated with resistance to oxidative stress.): protein MKLLGLLVVMLLLPLSVRAQNEAMPDLSTLTVTGSGHLASTPDTAFVTLAVETAGKSLADAQRQNSRVMQKVVERLQALQIPKERIQTSSFTVSPHYRPLSKRPTAPPSAAPEIIGYSVSNSVTVELHHPEQAAAVIDESLTAGANRFHGLHWALRDEQPARLTALKQAAATAREKAAALSGALKVKLLRLISAREDSQVVRPQSHMARSMMAMEASADAPIFAGEVKVEATVTLVYEVGPE, encoded by the coding sequence ATGAAACTGCTGGGCCTGCTTGTGGTGATGTTATTGCTTCCACTCTCCGTACGGGCACAGAACGAAGCGATGCCTGACTTGTCGACGCTCACGGTGACCGGCAGCGGCCACCTGGCGTCGACGCCGGATACGGCCTTCGTGACGCTCGCCGTGGAAACCGCCGGCAAATCGCTGGCTGATGCCCAACGACAGAACAGCCGCGTGATGCAGAAAGTGGTGGAGCGGCTGCAGGCCTTGCAGATCCCGAAAGAGCGCATTCAAACGTCGTCGTTTACCGTCTCGCCGCACTACCGGCCCCTCTCCAAACGCCCGACGGCCCCCCCGTCCGCCGCGCCGGAAATTATCGGCTACAGCGTCAGCAACAGCGTAACCGTAGAACTCCACCACCCGGAGCAGGCGGCGGCCGTCATCGACGAATCCTTGACTGCGGGGGCAAACCGGTTCCACGGCCTGCATTGGGCGCTCCGCGACGAGCAACCGGCCAGACTCACGGCGCTGAAACAGGCTGCGGCCACGGCGCGGGAGAAGGCGGCGGCGTTGAGCGGCGCGTTGAAGGTCAAACTGCTCCGCTTGATCAGCGCGCGCGAAGACAGTCAGGTCGTACGCCCGCAGTCGCACATGGCCCGCTCGATGATGGCAATGGAGGCGTCCGCCGACGCGCCGATCTTTGCCG
- a CDS encoding MoaD/ThiS family protein: MVTVRLFGMTKMMAGNQGTLTLALPEGRTVKDLVAVIAAGYPQIGELLHKKKVLVSVNQEIAPEDRDVKDEDEIALLPPFAGGSR, encoded by the coding sequence ATGGTGACCGTACGACTCTTCGGCATGACCAAGATGATGGCCGGCAATCAAGGGACCTTGACCCTGGCGCTCCCTGAAGGACGGACGGTCAAGGACTTGGTCGCGGTGATCGCCGCGGGTTATCCGCAGATCGGTGAGCTGCTGCACAAGAAGAAGGTGCTCGTGTCGGTGAACCAGGAGATCGCACCGGAAGATCGTGATGTGAAGGACGAAGACGAAATTGCCCTGTTGCCCCCGTTCGCGGGCGGCAGTCGATAG